A window of Oncorhynchus tshawytscha isolate Ot180627B linkage group LG10, Otsh_v2.0, whole genome shotgun sequence contains these coding sequences:
- the LOC112260593 gene encoding serine/arginine-rich splicing factor 11-like isoform X3, with translation MSGGGLLPTPNPMSNPQVGLLPTPNPMSYPQMGGNPFGGPSMDAMAAFGFSNPNMNMNMNPQSFPTEQLLKFMTQVDPKMNHMGVGMNMNMNPGLKADSSNKEIEVAMKRVREAQSLISAAIEPGNKESKRKHSRSRSRSRRRRSRSRSRHRRSKSRSKRRSHSRSRRRSKSPRRRSGRSHSKDRSKPSPSKSRDRKKEERDKKCTKTPPKSYSTTRRSRSIDRRRRKSRSASRSPKKSPKRKVSRTPSPRRHKKEKKRDKERQNDRDRERRCDKDRSREERKEKKERSKDKERDKKTDGEKGDMKMSLQVTRDYDEEEQGYDSEKERERLDKKDSDQDSGAQSPHSVEGNGTGTPKVNGDDHREEDIDHHEEDDMDVSD, from the exons ATGTCCGGAGGAGGTCTCCTTCCAACACCTAACCCCATGTCCAATCCACAGGTAGGACTTCTCCCAACACCAAACCCCATGTCCTATCCACAG ATGGGAGGCAATCCTTTCGGTGGTCCCTCCATGGATGCGATGGCAGCGTTTGGGTTTTCAAACCccaatatgaatatgaatatgaatccCCAG TCTTTTCCCACTGAGCAGCTTCTGAAGTTTATGACACAGGTGGATCCAAA AATGAACCACATGGGTGTAGGGATGAACATGAACATGAATCCAGGCCTGAAGGCAGACTCCTCCAACAAAGAGATAGAAGTGGCCATGAAGAGGGTCAGAGAGGCCCAGTCCCTAATCTCTGCTGCCATCGAGCCTGGCA ACAAGGAGAGCAAGAGGAAGCACTCGCGTTCCAGGTCCAGGTCCAGACGCAGAAGGTCCCGTTCTCGCTCTAGACACAG GCGTTCAAAGAGCAGGTCTAAGCGACGTTCACACTCCAGGAGCAGGAGACGCTCCAAGAGCCCTCGAAGGAGAAGTGGGAGGTCCCACTCCAAAGACAGGAGCAAACCATCACCAAGTAAATCCAG GGATAGGAAGAAAGAGGAGCGGGATAAAAAGTGCACCAAAACACCACCGAAAAGCTACAGCACTACCAGAAGGTCTCGCAGTATAGATCG AAGGCGGAGGAAGAGTCGCAGCGCCAGCCGATCTCCTAAGAAATCCCCCAAGAGGAAAGTTTCCAGGACTCCCTCTCCTAGAAG acataagaaggagaagaagagggacaAGGAAAGACAGAATGACCGGGATCGAGAGCGCAGGTGCGATAAAGACCGCAGTCGGGAGGAACGGaaggaaaagaaagaaaggagtAAAGATAAGGAACGGGACAAGAAAACTGATGGAGAGAAAGGTGACATGAAG ATGTCTTTGCAGGTCACCAGAGACTATGATGAGGAAGAGCAGGGCTACGAcagtgagaaggagagggagaggctggacaAGAAGGATTCCGACCAGGACTCCGGAGCCCAGTCTCCTCACTCAGTGGAAGGCAATGGCACTGGGACTCCCAAAGTCAATGGTGACGACCACCGCGAAGAGGACATCGACCACCACGAAGAGGACGACATGGATGTCAGTGATTGA
- the LOC112260593 gene encoding serine/arginine-rich splicing factor 11-like isoform X4, translating into MSGGGLLPTPNPMSNPQMGGNPFGGPSMDAMAAFGFSNPNMNMNMNPQSFPTEQLLKFMTQVDPKMNHMGVGMNMNMNPGLKADSSNKEIEVAMKRVREAQSLISAAIEPGNKESKRKHSRSRSRSRRRRSRSRSRHRRSKSRSKRRSHSRSRRRSKSPRRRSGRSHSKDRSKPSPSKSRDRKKEERDKKCTKTPPKSYSTTRRSRSIDRRRRKSRSASRSPKKSPKRKVSRTPSPRRHKKEKKRDKERQNDRDRERRCDKDRSREERKEKKERSKDKERDKKTDGEKGDMKMSLQVTRDYDEEEQGYDSEKERERLDKKDSDQDSGAQSPHSVEGNGTGTPKVNGDDHREEDIDHHEEDDMDVSD; encoded by the exons ATGTCCGGAGGAGGTCTCCTTCCAACACCTAACCCCATGTCCAATCCACAG ATGGGAGGCAATCCTTTCGGTGGTCCCTCCATGGATGCGATGGCAGCGTTTGGGTTTTCAAACCccaatatgaatatgaatatgaatccCCAG TCTTTTCCCACTGAGCAGCTTCTGAAGTTTATGACACAGGTGGATCCAAA AATGAACCACATGGGTGTAGGGATGAACATGAACATGAATCCAGGCCTGAAGGCAGACTCCTCCAACAAAGAGATAGAAGTGGCCATGAAGAGGGTCAGAGAGGCCCAGTCCCTAATCTCTGCTGCCATCGAGCCTGGCA ACAAGGAGAGCAAGAGGAAGCACTCGCGTTCCAGGTCCAGGTCCAGACGCAGAAGGTCCCGTTCTCGCTCTAGACACAG GCGTTCAAAGAGCAGGTCTAAGCGACGTTCACACTCCAGGAGCAGGAGACGCTCCAAGAGCCCTCGAAGGAGAAGTGGGAGGTCCCACTCCAAAGACAGGAGCAAACCATCACCAAGTAAATCCAG GGATAGGAAGAAAGAGGAGCGGGATAAAAAGTGCACCAAAACACCACCGAAAAGCTACAGCACTACCAGAAGGTCTCGCAGTATAGATCG AAGGCGGAGGAAGAGTCGCAGCGCCAGCCGATCTCCTAAGAAATCCCCCAAGAGGAAAGTTTCCAGGACTCCCTCTCCTAGAAG acataagaaggagaagaagagggacaAGGAAAGACAGAATGACCGGGATCGAGAGCGCAGGTGCGATAAAGACCGCAGTCGGGAGGAACGGaaggaaaagaaagaaaggagtAAAGATAAGGAACGGGACAAGAAAACTGATGGAGAGAAAGGTGACATGAAG ATGTCTTTGCAGGTCACCAGAGACTATGATGAGGAAGAGCAGGGCTACGAcagtgagaaggagagggagaggctggacaAGAAGGATTCCGACCAGGACTCCGGAGCCCAGTCTCCTCACTCAGTGGAAGGCAATGGCACTGGGACTCCCAAAGTCAATGGTGACGACCACCGCGAAGAGGACATCGACCACCACGAAGAGGACGACATGGATGTCAGTGATTGA
- the LOC112260593 gene encoding serine/arginine-rich splicing factor 11-like isoform X2 translates to MNCTTNVVQVTNVSPSTTSEQMRMLFGFLGTIEELKLFPPDESPLPVTSRVCFVKFQESESVGVSQHLTNTVFVDRALIVVPFAEGVIPEEAKALSLLAPANAVAGIMSGGGLLPTPNPMSNPQMGGNPFGGPSMDAMAAFGFSNPNMNMNMNPQSFPTEQLLKFMTQVDPKMNHMGVGMNMNMNPGLKADSSNKEIEVAMKRVREAQSLISAAIEPGNKESKRKHSRSRSRSRRRRSRSRSRHRRSKSRSKRRSHSRSRRRSKSPRRRSGRSHSKDRSKPSPSKSRDRKKEERDKKCTKTPPKSYSTTRRSRSIDRRRRKSRSASRSPKKSPKRKVSRTPSPRRHKKEKKRDKERQNDRDRERRCDKDRSREERKEKKERSKDKERDKKTDGEKGDMKMSLQVTRDYDEEEQGYDSEKERERLDKKDSDQDSGAQSPHSVEGNGTGTPKVNGDDHREEDIDHHEEDDMDVSD, encoded by the exons ATGAATTGTACCACGAACGTAGTGCAAGTGACGAACGTGTCGCCAAGCACAACATCTGAGCAGATGCGAATGCTGTTCGGGTTTCTTGGAACCATTGAAGAACTCAAATTGTTTCCACCAGA TGAATCGCCTCTGCCAGTGACGTCGCGTGTGTGTTTTGTGAAGTTCCAAGAGTCGGAGTCCGTGGGAGTTTCTCAGCATCTGACCAACACAGTCTTCGTGGACAGAGCGCTGATCGTCGTCCCTTTTGCCGAAG GTGTTATCCCAGAGGAGGCTAAGGCTTTGTCACTGCTGGCGCCAGCAAATGCTGTTGCAGGGATTATGTCCGGAGGAGGTCTCCTTCCAACACCTAACCCCATGTCCAATCCACAG ATGGGAGGCAATCCTTTCGGTGGTCCCTCCATGGATGCGATGGCAGCGTTTGGGTTTTCAAACCccaatatgaatatgaatatgaatccCCAG TCTTTTCCCACTGAGCAGCTTCTGAAGTTTATGACACAGGTGGATCCAAA AATGAACCACATGGGTGTAGGGATGAACATGAACATGAATCCAGGCCTGAAGGCAGACTCCTCCAACAAAGAGATAGAAGTGGCCATGAAGAGGGTCAGAGAGGCCCAGTCCCTAATCTCTGCTGCCATCGAGCCTGGCA ACAAGGAGAGCAAGAGGAAGCACTCGCGTTCCAGGTCCAGGTCCAGACGCAGAAGGTCCCGTTCTCGCTCTAGACACAG GCGTTCAAAGAGCAGGTCTAAGCGACGTTCACACTCCAGGAGCAGGAGACGCTCCAAGAGCCCTCGAAGGAGAAGTGGGAGGTCCCACTCCAAAGACAGGAGCAAACCATCACCAAGTAAATCCAG GGATAGGAAGAAAGAGGAGCGGGATAAAAAGTGCACCAAAACACCACCGAAAAGCTACAGCACTACCAGAAGGTCTCGCAGTATAGATCG AAGGCGGAGGAAGAGTCGCAGCGCCAGCCGATCTCCTAAGAAATCCCCCAAGAGGAAAGTTTCCAGGACTCCCTCTCCTAGAAG acataagaaggagaagaagagggacaAGGAAAGACAGAATGACCGGGATCGAGAGCGCAGGTGCGATAAAGACCGCAGTCGGGAGGAACGGaaggaaaagaaagaaaggagtAAAGATAAGGAACGGGACAAGAAAACTGATGGAGAGAAAGGTGACATGAAG ATGTCTTTGCAGGTCACCAGAGACTATGATGAGGAAGAGCAGGGCTACGAcagtgagaaggagagggagaggctggacaAGAAGGATTCCGACCAGGACTCCGGAGCCCAGTCTCCTCACTCAGTGGAAGGCAATGGCACTGGGACTCCCAAAGTCAATGGTGACGACCACCGCGAAGAGGACATCGACCACCACGAAGAGGACGACATGGATGTCAGTGATTGA
- the LOC112260593 gene encoding serine/arginine-rich splicing factor 11-like isoform X1 produces MNCTTNVVQVTNVSPSTTSEQMRMLFGFLGTIEELKLFPPDESPLPVTSRVCFVKFQESESVGVSQHLTNTVFVDRALIVVPFAEGVIPEEAKALSLLAPANAVAGIMSGGGLLPTPNPMSNPQVGLLPTPNPMSYPQMGGNPFGGPSMDAMAAFGFSNPNMNMNMNPQSFPTEQLLKFMTQVDPKMNHMGVGMNMNMNPGLKADSSNKEIEVAMKRVREAQSLISAAIEPGNKESKRKHSRSRSRSRRRRSRSRSRHRRSKSRSKRRSHSRSRRRSKSPRRRSGRSHSKDRSKPSPSKSRDRKKEERDKKCTKTPPKSYSTTRRSRSIDRRRRKSRSASRSPKKSPKRKVSRTPSPRRHKKEKKRDKERQNDRDRERRCDKDRSREERKEKKERSKDKERDKKTDGEKGDMKMSLQVTRDYDEEEQGYDSEKERERLDKKDSDQDSGAQSPHSVEGNGTGTPKVNGDDHREEDIDHHEEDDMDVSD; encoded by the exons ATGAATTGTACCACGAACGTAGTGCAAGTGACGAACGTGTCGCCAAGCACAACATCTGAGCAGATGCGAATGCTGTTCGGGTTTCTTGGAACCATTGAAGAACTCAAATTGTTTCCACCAGA TGAATCGCCTCTGCCAGTGACGTCGCGTGTGTGTTTTGTGAAGTTCCAAGAGTCGGAGTCCGTGGGAGTTTCTCAGCATCTGACCAACACAGTCTTCGTGGACAGAGCGCTGATCGTCGTCCCTTTTGCCGAAG GTGTTATCCCAGAGGAGGCTAAGGCTTTGTCACTGCTGGCGCCAGCAAATGCTGTTGCAGGGATTATGTCCGGAGGAGGTCTCCTTCCAACACCTAACCCCATGTCCAATCCACAGGTAGGACTTCTCCCAACACCAAACCCCATGTCCTATCCACAG ATGGGAGGCAATCCTTTCGGTGGTCCCTCCATGGATGCGATGGCAGCGTTTGGGTTTTCAAACCccaatatgaatatgaatatgaatccCCAG TCTTTTCCCACTGAGCAGCTTCTGAAGTTTATGACACAGGTGGATCCAAA AATGAACCACATGGGTGTAGGGATGAACATGAACATGAATCCAGGCCTGAAGGCAGACTCCTCCAACAAAGAGATAGAAGTGGCCATGAAGAGGGTCAGAGAGGCCCAGTCCCTAATCTCTGCTGCCATCGAGCCTGGCA ACAAGGAGAGCAAGAGGAAGCACTCGCGTTCCAGGTCCAGGTCCAGACGCAGAAGGTCCCGTTCTCGCTCTAGACACAG GCGTTCAAAGAGCAGGTCTAAGCGACGTTCACACTCCAGGAGCAGGAGACGCTCCAAGAGCCCTCGAAGGAGAAGTGGGAGGTCCCACTCCAAAGACAGGAGCAAACCATCACCAAGTAAATCCAG GGATAGGAAGAAAGAGGAGCGGGATAAAAAGTGCACCAAAACACCACCGAAAAGCTACAGCACTACCAGAAGGTCTCGCAGTATAGATCG AAGGCGGAGGAAGAGTCGCAGCGCCAGCCGATCTCCTAAGAAATCCCCCAAGAGGAAAGTTTCCAGGACTCCCTCTCCTAGAAG acataagaaggagaagaagagggacaAGGAAAGACAGAATGACCGGGATCGAGAGCGCAGGTGCGATAAAGACCGCAGTCGGGAGGAACGGaaggaaaagaaagaaaggagtAAAGATAAGGAACGGGACAAGAAAACTGATGGAGAGAAAGGTGACATGAAG ATGTCTTTGCAGGTCACCAGAGACTATGATGAGGAAGAGCAGGGCTACGAcagtgagaaggagagggagaggctggacaAGAAGGATTCCGACCAGGACTCCGGAGCCCAGTCTCCTCACTCAGTGGAAGGCAATGGCACTGGGACTCCCAAAGTCAATGGTGACGACCACCGCGAAGAGGACATCGACCACCACGAAGAGGACGACATGGATGTCAGTGATTGA